AAATTTGATTCTAAGTAAATTTTGGACTGAAAAATTCATTCCACATTTTTTTATCAGAGTCGTTGGGTGTTCCAACACAGTAGGAGCTGTTTATGGGGCACAGGTATACTAACCCACCTCTATTCGGAGAACCCTCCTATGTGCCCCATTTAATTCAGTATAAGCGCCATTGTCGCCACGAAGGGTGTTTAGACGTTAAACGATACATTCTGAGGCATTTTTATACTTAAAAAAATAAGGTTTATAATTAACAGGTGACTAACGAAAGAAGAAGTAATTATTTCCAGAACTTTCTCCGACTGCCGATTTAGGTGGGTGTTTAGGATCAACCAATCCTTTCACCATCCCGCGGCCCCTTTTGCACATCATTGTGATGTAGTTTTGTGGTTTGCCCTCTCCCAAAACCAAAAGTCCAAAGTCAAAGCACTTCTGGCCTTCGATGTTTCTGCTTACTCCCACCTCGATCGAACCCTCTACCGTCGCCTCCTAAAGAATCTATTAAACGTTCTGCTCATCATAGCAGAGGTTGCAGTATTTTGAATTAGCCTCACAAATGAAGGAGATAAAGGGACATTCCCCGATGGGTTTTGTGTAGTGGAGACCAGAACTGGTGTACTAGTAAATTGCTGTGACATGTATCACATCCAATGCCAGGTACAGATTCTCGCTCAGTGCCGAAGTCAGTcaaataaaaattaactttaTCCTTTTCTGCATGTCCTTGAATACTTCATGCTCATGAGTTATTTGaaccaatgaaagaaaagattaataatatgatatttcttgttctttatTCGTTTGCAGGTTGAATCTGTTTTAGGTACTACCGGAGGTCTCTTGGGTTTATATATTGGGTTTTCTCTTATAACAGTTGTCgaagtttttcttttgttgtacGATGTAATTTTATTCCTGTTCAAGAAACTTGTTTGCTAGTAAACCTGATCTGAAAAGCAGGTAAATCGCTGCAAATTAGCtgataatttcttttcttagcTGAAACTTTCATTTTCGATTTACCCGTATAAATcattattatgaattaattGTATGGCAAAATAAGGAGTCTCATGTAGTCAACCAATTTAATCCATTAGCTTATTGGTTTATAACAATGccatatatcattatatcagGATATCCTCACTTATGCTAAACAATAAGGTTTTTACGACCGTTTTTTTGCAACATGTGCATATTGGACAACTCGGATGTCTTATTTACTTATGCTGAACGTCGTGTGCCACCGTAGCTTTTTGTCAATGGACCACCCTATTACACTTGAATGTAGATGTTACTACGGAAAGCACGCACGACTTCCACAACAATGAGGTACTTCACTGCGACGATATCTTCATTTGACAATCTTTATAACGAGACGTGAGCTCGTCTGATGATAAATCTACGGGTGGTGATATCTCTGTTCGTTGAATATCCGTCGAGTAACCAAGAGTACAAAAGTCCAGAGCATAAATATCAGTCATTTTCTGCCAAGTCTCGGTTGTATATGCACCCTGACAAGTTTTATGCTGGCTACTAAGACTATGGGCTGATTTCAGTACACTAAGGTCCTCCTTTAAATACTGACCTAAGGCGTCAATGCTTTCATTCCATTTCTCAAACACCAACAATTGGTTCAATCCAAACTTGTTTGTCTCATCGAAGATCATTCCAACTTGACTTTGAAGGTGGACTTGTTCATAAGGATCCACTGGGCCATCAGGAAGAAGCGTCTTTTGAACGAAAGCAGTGAAAGAAGAAACCGTTTCGTTGTTTAAAACCTCCTCTGCCCACTGGTTATCAACAAGGTTACCCAGACCCTGTGTATAATAACTCCATACGGATAGTAGTTTCGAACACGGATGACGAACCATGCAAAACTTATGGTAATCTTTAAAAGCCTCTTGATCAAATTCAGTGATTTTGTGATGTCCGCCTAAACGATTGCCGTTTGATATTTTCCTTTGTTCGTCGAAAAGAAACGAGGTTTCGATTGACGTACCACCAGTTTTAGGAATGTGAATAAAAAGAATTTTCCTGTCATCGGCTACTTGCGACCACTCCGGTTTTGTTATCGTCTGGCTTACTTGCTTCGATTTCTTGCAGAATGGTCTGACCGATAACTGTTGCCATCCCCTCTGGCAAGTCCATTCACCATTGCCATCAACAATTCGACACACTTGGTTGGGAAGTCCGTCAGATGACCCATTCATGATATCCAGGACCGAATTAGACGGACATTCCGACATGTAGAGTGATTTGTTGACTAACCTCTGTTCCAGATTATTATTTACTTCTTGATTATCTGAAAAGGATAAGAGTAAGAACGATAAAGATTCAAAGCAATGTCACCATGGTTACGCTGCTCACGCATCAACCTTGCCCTTCTACAACTGTTAATCGACAGAAAGGTAACtcaacaaaaaatgttttacGTATTCCGTCAAAAATactaaatatcttcttttttttttgatttcaTGTGTAGATTTATGTTTACTTCCCATGGCCTTAGATGCATATCATGCTTGATATGAAGTGCAGGTGTTTTGGAATAGCTGAGTTTACCATACTCGTAGACTGTTGTCAGTATGTCAGATGGGGGCGTGTTGCACCTCCACCTCTATCAGTCAAGTGGtgagggaatggggggggggggcgttcaGTTCGGGGATTACTTAAGAGaacaaccttgcgtttagacctacttatacatatatagtttatagTCTAAATAAACAACAGAGTCCATCATTTGACGTCTACATTTTGAACGTAATTTTCAACGATCCCACAGCAAGGCATTTTTTCATCCCGTCAACAGCCCGTACTTAAAGGTGCATGTCCCTACCTAAATAAACAACCTACGATAAATACGCTTCATTGCATCTACACATGTCAAGTATTTGCAAGGATATAGCTGTACAAACTACATCATTATAGCCTTGGCAAGGAACCATATCGtaggagacggggggggggggggctgggggcggggctgcagccccccgaccatataatttttgtgaaaattcgggcaatatgctgagaatttttcgggcacctactgaaagaaaaataaattgcaatgtgttttcaatggttaaacttatataattattatcaatattatttcaacgacttccccaaaaatgataaccaatatgaAATGGCagtaacacggcaaatgattgtatgtcatttgcatgtgatgtaataaccgatgcatgcctatatcatatgcacattaagatgttgaacgcgtgaaaaaaattggttatatttttcgggtaagtcgttacagccccccccccccaatcaaattgggttcctacgcctatgctgaCAACTGAAAGCCATGATTTGAAGACAAAttaaaatttcttccaaaaaaGCTTTATATTATTTCTACTGTATCGTTTGTAGCAATTGCAAATGTCGATAAAAGTAATACTGCACTCACTTATGTGATTTATGATTTTAAACTACTTCGTCAATTTTCCGATCGATCTGATCCCTCTTTGTCtcctatttttattatttccatTCTTATTTCTATTCTTATTTCCTGATTATACCTTGTTATTTGCATTGTTATTTCATTGTTCAAATTGAAAGTTCTATAAAAAAGTTCTAATAAAAGTTACATCTTCATTAGACAATTTTATCAATAGACATTATCCTCTTTTCTTAAATAGTACTCCAAACAGTCACGTACTGTAGGCGATTATATTCGTTCTCACTCTCTACGTTGTCTGTTAGAGACTTCACAGTATTGGGACTCTTTTGATACATTGTTTGGTAAAGTGATTAGTAAGTGCTGTTGATGTGTCTGCTTTACTACGCATTGTTTCTTACAGTCTTTGTGCGTCAGGTTTAAATCTCAAGTGAAATGGTAAACACTTCTTGTCCTTTATAGCTgccttaatttgcatattactcaTAATTTACATAACGGGTATTCCGATGGTAGTGCTTTACAATGATACACACACCGGTTACTTGAAAACAAACTACTAGTGGCATAGTTGATGGGAGTACAAGCTATTTTGTCATAAAATCCTCCCATCCACTTGATAGAGGGCCAGAGAAAggtggtctgtgacgtcatcagagGGAATAGTCTCATTGCGCCTTATACTCTTCTTTAATATTCTTCTTGAGTTTATTTGGGATTTAAAGGACAAAGGGGAAGATTACGGAATTGAGTGGTCAATTCTCAAGCATTCCAACACCCTACTTAGCGGCACCACACAATGCAGCCTGTGTCTGGAGGAGAAACTCGCAATCATCAACGCACACTCTCAATAGGAAATCgtatatatatcgtatatatatatatatatatatatatatatatatatatatatatatatatatatatatatatatatatgtaatgtaatgtactgtaaataaaatcttatatagcgcactacgcgcgatgcatctgtacGCTTTACAAAtaatctagaaaatacaatgccataaaacaataaatagaaaaaaacatatgagatcgaaaaactattaaaagtactgGTGAAGCGTAAAGCGATAAcacagattgactacaaaatctacaatttgaatgctaaaaagtgaaaattccaattgaagttagaacctaaaaaccaacacgacagaacaatataaaacagatataaacaggaatatgagatcgaaaaactattaaaagcactggtgaagcgtaaagcgataaaacagattgactacaaaatctacaatttgaatgctaaaaaggGATAATTCTAATTGAAGTtagaacctaaaaaccaacacgacagaacaatataaaacagatataaacaggaatatgagatcgaaaaactattaaaagaaCTGGTGAAGCGTAAAGCGAGAAAACAGActgactacaaaatctacaatttgaatgctaaaaagtgaaaattccaattgaagttagaacctaaaaaccaacacgacggaacaatataaataaatatatatatatatatatatatatatatatatatatatatatatatatatatatatatatatatatatatatatatatatatatatatatatatagtgataaaTAAGCTTTTGATTCTCCCGAAACCTAAGAACCATCGTCCCCTGCACTTTTAACATCGTTTGATAGGCTTGACAAAGTTCAAATCACCGGGCAAGATTTATATGGATGCAAAAATTCCAGGCAAAGAAAATCGTTACACCATctaaaagaaaacgaaaattaatcccaaccccccacccccccttaaAGAAAGCAAAATAATATACAATTACACTTATactattttaaaactttaattttCCGAAaatgtccacccctcccccacccccccaattTACTTATACTATTTCAAAACTTTAATTTTCCGAAAATTTGAACCCCTCCCCTTCGCACCCCCTTTTCCAACTCTAATAACAATTTGCGGTTGGCCTGATAGGTTAAGAATGATCCAGATAAATTTGTACATGACTAGTTAAATAATCTACTGAAATCCAATAAAATCAACATATATTCAATTGTGCTAGAATGTATTTTATCATCTAAGCAACTCTTAGATGCCAGTAATTTCAGTAGCCTGCACCCCCTTCGTTATAAGCGAGTAAAATTCTTCATATCTTCCTTTAAACATAATGCCACTTAAAAGTGTGACTGTACTTAATAAATAGATAGCCCTACATATTATGCTTAATACCAATCTTTGTATCGAACTTTTAATGATGTTGTTATTGCACAACTTGTTATCAATATCGTCGGTAGCATAGGTTTGTTTGCCTATCACATAAAGATAGTGACTGAAACATTCGCAATGTACTGAGGTTTTTTGAGAACAGTGCATGCTCGGTATATACAATACCTTAATCTATAGCTGGTTAACTGAAAGCTTTCTCTAATTTATCAATGATCATGTCACTGAGTACGTTGTATTATGCTGTATCCTTTTTAGCCACAGCACAGGATTGACAAATATACTAAAAAAGGTCCCATAATTATGAGTTCATTCTTCTCAGTATAGGTTATATAGTTTTGAAGGAGGCCTATTCTTTTTAAAACCCGGCATGAATTACACTTAATACTTTTCCCACAAACTGACCATACAGTGAGTGATTTGTCGTTGTCGTACTTGTTTATAAAACTCAAAATGCCGAATATAGTCTACACAGAGGCCTTTGTGAGTGACATTACCGTAGAGAGCACGGTTCCCCGTGTATGCTGGATAAAGCTCTGCACCATTGGCAATTATCACGCTTCTTACTGTACCAGAACTTCCTTCTCTGTTGTCACCACCGTTCATCAGTGAAGTCACGTAAATGGTAAAGACTattttgaaaatacaaaatccCAAGATGAGCTTAATTATAGAAGGTAGCCATCTCCTTCGAACAACTTCAGAAACAGTATGCACATTCATTTCGATAGCATTAAAACCCTTGGGCTCCTTTCTTCCACTTGTGTGCAGATAAAGTGTATACTTGTTAATACAGCGGAAGTAAAAGTTACAGCTATGGGACGACTGGCAGACAACACAAAAATGGCCGCAGCGCTTACACTAATGATCATTCGAGCGTGACAGGCATTACGAGTATCATTCTATCTCATCATGCTTTGTATTCCAGAACCACGTGAGAAGCGCTGGCTGACTAAATACCATCATTGTGCTGATTGACTTCGAACCGTCAACATCATAGACTGGTTTAGTTAAGCCAGAGTACTACGCTATTGTGTGTCTGCTGAACGTGGACGATTTTGTTCACAGCAGATAATAGCTCTTTTTTTTGTCTCGAAGTTGCTGGCTATATGGCAGCTCTCTAATTTTCATTACGGTGATAGCCAACGTGTGTAGTAGAACGATATAAGGATCACAGGTTTCTTGTGGTGCAGTGTTCCATATGAAGCTTTAAAGTCTCACGTGGTTCTGGAATGCAAAGCATGATGAGATAGAATATTCTAATTAAACGAGCTTAAAGTGAAATGTGATTTAGATTCTATCGAATCATATGCTTTGCATGAAGGAATCACGTCCCACCCAGGAGAATATTTCCCCACCCCTTAGCAGTTTTTTCATATGGAACCACTGCCGATTTGAGTATagaggatggatggatggatggatggatggatggatggatggatggatggatggatggatggatggatggatggatggatggatggatggatggatggatggatggatggatggatggatggatggatggatggatggatggatggatggatggatggatggatggatggatggatggatggatggatggatggatggatggatggatggatggatggatggatggatggatggatggatggatggatggatggatggatggatggatggatggatggatggatggatggatggatggatggatggatggatggatggatggatggatggatgggtgggtgggtgggtgggtggatggatggatgggtggatggatggatggatggatagatggtaAAGTAGGGCTAAGCATGTCAGAATTACCAGTTCAAAAATACCATGATTTATTTTACAATTATAATAATCCTTTCGTTGAGTGATGATATCATGAGGTGGTTGAATAAGGATGCCCTTCCTATCGGGGAGTCAATGCCTTTGTTCCAGTTCTTTTAGATAAAAGAATCAGTCACGGTTCTGTTTGAAATTGGCTTAATTTCATGTCACCGAACTCACTTTTTTGAAGTTACCCTTCGTCTATTGtatttacaaaaataattaataaaattctTCATCCCACATTTCCGCTGCTTGGTCCCTAAATAACCACGGTCATGCAGACCTTTGACCCCCACTTTGTCCGTTCTGTTAAAATCTGCAAACTACGTGTAAGTAAATTAGTGAACGTTTTTTATTAATGCGATGatacaaaatgtaacatttatacATTTGTTATATCTCACCggtgtttgcttcaagtttaacAATATATTCTTGTCAAACACATAAAACTTAGAAAGTAACAACGAGTTTCAGAATATAAGacaatttattaaatttaatgcaatttgtGAGTCAAAGAATATAACGAATCACAATGATCCAACGATAgcttaaaagaaaatgtttcattcAACCAAATATGTTGTCACGATATTCTTCATTTAGAGTTCAATCTCTCATCTGTTTCGTTTGTTCATCAAAGTAGAGGGCGTAGTTTCATTTCTGCATATTTGAGGTTGTAAGGTGGGAAACTTTGTGGTATGCATCTGTGAAAAGTGGGGTTGGCTAAGGTGGGAAAATGTGTGCACTGACGTTATTTATTGGAAATGTGTCGCTGGGCATTCTGTTGCTTTAACTGATTAGTTTTATTGAATTTAAATTCATACAATATTGTAAAGAATATCACTTTAGCTGGACTTCACAATTGAAATAAGTGAACAACTTCGTTTAGGTCATTGTGGTACGTGCGCAAGTTTAGCCAAATTGACATTCACCCCCTTTCATCATATGACGTCACTGAGGCCCTTAATCCCATACCCACGCAAACACCACGAGGTTTGAGATCTATCGGCATCACGGCTAATGAATTGATGACAAA
This window of the Apostichopus japonicus isolate 1M-3 chromosome 9, ASM3797524v1, whole genome shotgun sequence genome carries:
- the LOC139974458 gene encoding uncharacterized protein translates to MNVHTVSEVVRRRWLPSIIKLILGFCIFKIVFTIYVTSLMNGGDNREGSSGTVRSVIIANGAELYPAYTGNRALYDNQEVNNNLEQRLVNKSLYMSECPSNSVLDIMNGSSDGLPNQVCRIVDGNGEWTCQRGWQQLSVRPFCKKSKQVSQTITKPEWSQVADDRKILFIHIPKTGGTSIETSFLFDEQRKISNGNRLGGHHKITEFDQEAFKDYHKFCMVRHPCSKLLSVWSYYTQGLGNLVDNQWAEEVLNNETVSSFTAFVQKTLLPDGPVDPYEQVHLQSQVGMIFDETNKFGLNQLLVFEKWNESIDALGQYLKEDLSVLKSAHSLSSQHKTCQGAYTTETWQKMTDIYALDFCTLGYSTDIQRTEISPPVDLSSDELTSRYKDCQMKISSQ